The following coding sequences lie in one Kamptonema formosum PCC 6407 genomic window:
- a CDS encoding bifunctional ADP-dependent NAD(P)H-hydrate dehydratase/NAD(P)H-hydrate epimerase: MANNIEQFVVNTNQMREIEGRIFAAGMPVAALMEKVAGRITRRVQELLKAGVKNINDSSLPIIGILVGPGHNGGDALVVARELHFQGYQVIIYCPFDKLKDLTGFHAQYVRSLNIPYVENIESLKKCDLLIDGLFGFGLEREIINPVAAAIDEINSWKIPIFSIDLPSGLHTDTGAVLGTAIRATNTFCLGLWKLAFLQDQALEYIGTAELIDFDIPIADITAVLGESPAVKRIVKASAIAHLPLPRHPDSHKYTNGHLLIVAGSRRYSGAAILAALGARASGVGMLSIAVPESVKLLVAAQLPEALVIGCPETTDGAIRELPVGLDFRAYNAIAVGPGLTSEPALIVKSILESDRPLILDADGLNILAQFGTIPTLSTRKAPTALSPHPGEFKRLFPDLADKMGDRVTVTQQAAELSGAVVLLKGARVCISWKDAIGNLSTLINPQSTPALARGGSGDVLTGLLAGLWAQAAAKNEPVESLVETAVWWHAQAGILAAIERTELGVDAFTLTQYLIPALHYEIKD, translated from the coding sequence ATGGCAAATAATATCGAACAATTTGTTGTCAACACTAACCAAATGCGGGAGATTGAAGGACGCATTTTTGCTGCGGGAATGCCAGTGGCAGCTTTGATGGAAAAAGTGGCGGGAAGGATTACTAGACGGGTTCAAGAACTCTTGAAGGCAGGCGTAAAAAATATTAATGATTCTTCTTTGCCGATTATTGGCATATTAGTTGGCCCCGGACATAATGGCGGCGATGCTTTGGTTGTCGCCCGCGAGTTGCACTTCCAAGGCTATCAGGTAATAATCTATTGCCCTTTTGATAAGCTTAAAGATTTAACAGGCTTTCACGCTCAGTATGTTCGCTCTTTAAATATTCCCTATGTTGAGAATATTGAAAGTTTAAAAAAATGCGATTTGCTGATAGATGGCTTGTTTGGCTTTGGCTTAGAACGGGAAATAATCAACCCAGTTGCGGCTGCTATTGATGAAATTAATAGCTGGAAAATACCAATTTTTAGCATCGATCTTCCATCGGGATTACACACGGATACGGGAGCGGTTTTAGGAACAGCTATCCGTGCTACTAATACCTTTTGTTTGGGTTTGTGGAAGTTGGCATTTTTGCAAGACCAAGCTTTAGAATATATTGGCACAGCAGAATTAATTGATTTTGATATCCCGATCGCAGATATAACTGCTGTCCTCGGCGAATCTCCAGCGGTGAAGCGGATTGTGAAAGCATCTGCGATCGCGCACCTGCCCCTCCCCCGCCACCCTGACTCTCACAAATATACAAACGGCCATTTGCTCATAGTCGCAGGTTCCCGCCGTTACAGCGGTGCAGCGATTTTGGCAGCTCTGGGAGCTCGTGCCAGCGGTGTTGGAATGCTCTCCATTGCCGTCCCAGAAAGCGTTAAACTGCTGGTAGCCGCTCAATTGCCGGAAGCGCTAGTTATAGGCTGTCCAGAGACGACAGACGGCGCAATTAGGGAGTTGCCAGTAGGCTTAGATTTCCGTGCTTACAACGCGATCGCAGTCGGCCCTGGCCTCACATCAGAACCCGCACTTATAGTAAAAAGTATATTAGAAAGCGATCGCCCCCTAATCCTAGACGCTGACGGTTTGAATATCCTTGCCCAATTCGGCACAATTCCCACCTTATCAACACGAAAAGCCCCAACAGCGCTCTCGCCACATCCAGGGGAATTTAAGCGTTTATTTCCAGATTTAGCAGATAAAATGGGCGATCGCGTGACAGTGACTCAACAAGCCGCTGAGCTCAGCGGTGCTGTAGTATTATTGAAAGGAGCTAGAGTTTGCATCTCTTGGAAAGATGCGATCGGCAACCTCTCTACCCTAATTAATCCCCAAAGCACTCCCGCCCTCGCTAGAGGCGGTAGCGGGGACGTACTCACAGGTTTGCTAGCAGGACTTTGGGCCCAAGCCGCAGCTAAGAATGAGCCTGTAGAATCATTAGTAGAAACCGCAGTTTGGTGGCACGCACAAGCCGGAATACTTGCAGCCATTGAGCGCACAGAGTTAGGAGTAGACGCTTTTACCTTGACGCAGTATTTAATCCCCGCTCTCCACTACGAGATTAAAGATT
- a CDS encoding SPOR domain-containing protein, whose protein sequence is AGERGSGGAGEQGSRGAGERGSGGAGENYQLPITHYQLPITNYPLSTTHYPLLAQNYQPYPPLQQYNPPPFPDSAIQAGRYAVYVNGDSPLLLQFVQQVEPGATVLLYKERRVIVAGSFFDESSAQLRVLQLRSVGIEAQITNFKDGQEFSELIPFQQPSYYPVTPSFPPTQQPNFIPPNPPNSLPQSNLTTGTGLYQVVVDSNSASLSQVRGVESTAFVRQYSGVQVIQAGSFGDQINAERRVETLASRGIPATIVRSGQEFGNAIPNQPLFTPNQPYLPPTQPYVLPTQPYIPPAQNLGQSNANSYFVVVSGNRGDLQQIRQEILRLGVSGDIVVATDIGGEPHVKVGPFTDQQIAQRWESYLRDSGIKTARIYFGQ, encoded by the coding sequence GCAGGGGAGCGTGGGAGCGGGGGAGCAGGGGAGCAGGGGAGCAGAGGAGCAGGGGAGCGTGGGAGCGGGGGAGCAGGGGAGAATTACCAATTACCCATTACCCATTACCAATTACCAATTACCAACTACCCATTATCAACTACCCATTACCCATTACTCGCTCAAAACTACCAACCATATCCCCCTTTACAACAGTATAATCCTCCACCTTTCCCAGATAGCGCAATTCAAGCCGGTCGCTACGCAGTTTACGTCAACGGCGATAGCCCCCTCTTGCTACAATTCGTCCAGCAAGTAGAGCCAGGAGCAACAGTATTACTATACAAAGAGCGTCGAGTAATTGTAGCTGGTAGCTTTTTTGATGAAAGCTCAGCTCAACTGCGCGTATTACAACTACGCTCTGTAGGCATTGAAGCCCAAATTACTAACTTTAAAGACGGTCAAGAATTTAGCGAGTTAATACCATTTCAACAACCAAGTTATTACCCAGTTACGCCTTCTTTTCCCCCAACTCAACAGCCTAATTTTATCCCCCCAAATCCACCCAATTCTTTGCCACAGAGTAACCTGACAACGGGTACTGGACTCTATCAAGTTGTTGTCGATAGTAATAGTGCAAGCTTATCCCAAGTGCGGGGAGTAGAATCAACAGCTTTTGTACGACAATATAGCGGAGTCCAAGTAATTCAAGCCGGAAGTTTTGGCGACCAAATTAATGCAGAACGTCGCGTAGAAACATTAGCATCGCGAGGGATTCCAGCTACTATTGTTCGTAGCGGTCAAGAATTTGGTAATGCTATACCCAATCAACCACTTTTTACCCCAAATCAACCTTATCTCCCTCCGACTCAGCCTTATGTTCTTCCGACTCAACCTTATATCCCACCCGCTCAAAACTTAGGCCAAAGTAATGCTAATTCCTATTTCGTCGTAGTCTCAGGAAATAGAGGAGATTTACAGCAAATTAGACAGGAAATTTTGCGCTTGGGAGTGTCAGGAGATATCGTTGTTGCTACAGATATAGGAGGCGAGCCGCACGTCAAAGTGGGGCCATTTACTGACCAGCAAATAGCACAGCGTTGGGAAAGCTACCTGCGAGATTCAGGTATTAAAACTGCCCGAATTTATTTCGGACAGTAA
- the mnmA gene encoding tRNA 2-thiouridine(34) synthase MnmA, which produces MNKIVVGLSGGVDSSTAAAILHHQGYEVVGLTLWLMKGKGQCCSEGMVDAAQICEQLGIPHEIVDSRDLFQASIVDYLVEGYGAGITPLPCSQCNRTVKFGPMLRYAREKLGIEKIATGHYAQISYDGSVDRYQLRRAVDSTKDQSYFLYDLTQEMLAGSVFPLGDIAKTETRRIAAEFGLKTADKAESQDLCLVESNGSMRAFLDKYIAPLKGDIVDKDGRVLGQHDGIQHYTIGQRKGLGIAWAEPLYVIGLDVARNRVIVGDRASAAQNECIVNRVNWVSIAEPGAPIRAEVQIRYRSHPVPVSVIPLPDARVKLIFDEPQFGITPGQGAVWYDGDILLGGGIIESQGS; this is translated from the coding sequence ATGAACAAAATTGTAGTAGGCCTCTCTGGTGGGGTAGATAGTTCGACAGCAGCCGCAATTTTACACCATCAGGGCTATGAGGTGGTGGGATTGACTCTGTGGCTGATGAAGGGTAAGGGTCAGTGTTGCTCTGAGGGCATGGTTGATGCGGCCCAGATTTGCGAACAATTAGGCATTCCTCATGAGATTGTGGACAGCCGGGATCTGTTTCAAGCAAGTATTGTAGATTATTTGGTGGAGGGTTACGGCGCGGGAATTACGCCGCTACCTTGTTCGCAATGCAATCGGACTGTGAAGTTTGGCCCGATGTTGCGCTATGCTCGCGAAAAGTTGGGAATTGAGAAGATTGCGACTGGTCACTACGCTCAGATTAGTTACGATGGGTCAGTAGATCGCTATCAATTACGGCGGGCTGTGGATTCTACGAAAGATCAGTCTTATTTCTTGTACGATTTGACACAAGAAATGCTGGCGGGTTCTGTCTTTCCCTTGGGGGATATTGCGAAGACAGAAACTCGGCGGATTGCGGCTGAGTTTGGGTTGAAGACTGCTGATAAGGCCGAAAGTCAGGATTTATGCTTGGTGGAAAGTAATGGTTCCATGCGGGCCTTTTTGGATAAGTATATTGCGCCGCTTAAAGGTGACATTGTTGACAAAGATGGGCGCGTGTTGGGCCAACATGATGGGATTCAACATTACACGATTGGCCAGCGGAAGGGTTTGGGGATTGCATGGGCGGAACCGCTTTATGTGATTGGTTTGGATGTGGCCCGAAATCGGGTAATTGTGGGCGATCGCGCTTCTGCTGCACAAAATGAGTGTATTGTCAATCGGGTAAATTGGGTTTCGATCGCGGAACCAGGAGCTCCCATCCGGGCGGAGGTACAAATTCGCTATCGATCGCACCCTGTACCGGTGAGTGTGATTCCTTTGCCAGATGCTAGGGTAAAGTTGATTTTTGATGAGCCGCAGTTTGGTATTACCCCTGGACAAGGGGCTGTTTGGTACGATGGAGATATTTTACTAGGCGGCGGAATTATTGAAAGTCAAGGTTCTTGA
- a CDS encoding beta strand repeat-containing protein — LVGGTFGTVNGTARNRIARMNADGSLDTTFNPGTGMGNNLFAIALDSSGKPVVGGQFTTVNGTTRNRIARMNTDGSLDTTFNPSTGMNNSVFALAVDPKRNILYTPNANFNGVDTFQYTATDGVASAATTVTVLVNNSPTLDNSGTPTLNAQNQNDSASTGTLISTIITNLGGTKIADPNTSASQGIAITNLDTTNGTWQYTTDGTTWNNAPAVSATNALLLASDANTKIRFVPNTGYNGTVTNAITFAAWDQIVGTNGSTADYTTDQTTNTTSSVFSSATETADITINPFPTITSVSASTADGTYGIGTNIDITVQFSQIVNVTGTPQLSLAGTTNSANYLSGTGSNTLTFRYTVAAGDVSSDLDYLSTTALSLNSGTIKNAATADAILTLPTPGAANSLGANKALVIDGIVPTVTINQATGQTDPTATSPINFTVTFSEPVTGFDATDIDLSASTATGTLTPTITGSGPVYTVAINGQTGNGNVIASIKANSVTDAAGNNNTASTSTDNTVVYNNTFPTVTSINRLATSPTAAATATYEIKFSEDVTGVDVSD, encoded by the coding sequence TTAGTCGGTGGCACTTTCGGCACAGTCAACGGCACAGCACGCAACCGTATCGCCAGAATGAACGCCGATGGCAGCCTGGATACTACTTTCAACCCTGGTACCGGGATGGGTAACAACCTCTTTGCGATCGCCCTAGACAGCAGTGGCAAACCCGTAGTCGGTGGCCAATTCACCACAGTCAACGGCACAACCCGCAACCGTATTGCCCGAATGAATACCGACGGCAGCTTGGATACCACCTTCAACCCCAGTACCGGGATGAATAACTCCGTCTTTGCGCTAGCTGTTGACCCTAAACGCAACATCCTCTACACCCCCAACGCCAACTTCAACGGTGTAGACACCTTCCAATACACCGCCACCGACGGTGTTGCCTCCGCCGCCACCACCGTCACCGTCTTAGTCAACAACTCCCCCACCCTCGATAACAGTGGCACACCCACCCTCAACGCCCAAAACCAAAACGACAGCGCCAGTACAGGCACACTCATCTCCACCATCATCACCAACCTCGGCGGCACAAAAATCGCCGATCCCAACACCAGCGCCTCTCAAGGCATCGCCATCACCAACCTAGACACCACAAACGGCACTTGGCAATACACCACTGATGGCACAACCTGGAATAACGCCCCAGCCGTTTCCGCCACCAACGCCTTACTCTTAGCCAGTGATGCCAACACCAAAATCCGATTTGTACCCAACACAGGTTACAACGGCACTGTCACCAACGCCATCACCTTCGCCGCCTGGGATCAAATAGTTGGCACAAACGGCAGTACAGCAGACTACACCACCGACCAAACCACAAATACCACATCCAGCGTCTTCAGCAGCGCCACCGAAACCGCCGACATCACCATTAACCCATTCCCCACCATCACCAGCGTCAGCGCCAGCACCGCAGACGGCACGTATGGCATCGGCACAAACATCGACATCACCGTTCAATTCTCACAAATAGTCAACGTTACAGGCACACCGCAACTGAGTTTAGCAGGTACAACCAACAGTGCCAATTATCTCTCAGGAACAGGCAGTAACACCTTAACATTCCGCTACACAGTAGCAGCAGGAGATGTTAGTTCCGACTTAGATTACTTATCAACAACCGCCCTATCCTTAAACAGCGGCACGATTAAAAATGCTGCCACTGCTGATGCCATCTTAACATTGCCAACACCCGGAGCCGCCAATTCATTAGGTGCAAATAAAGCCTTAGTAATAGATGGAATTGTTCCCACAGTCACCATCAATCAAGCAACAGGACAAACCGATCCTACAGCAACTTCACCTATCAACTTTACCGTCACCTTTAGCGAACCAGTCACAGGTTTCGATGCCACTGATATTGACTTGAGTGCGAGTACAGCAACGGGAACATTAACACCCACAATTACAGGCAGCGGCCCCGTTTACACCGTCGCCATTAACGGTCAGACAGGTAATGGAAATGTCATTGCCAGCATCAAAGCTAACAGCGTTACCGACGCAGCCGGAAATAACAATACCGCTAGTACCAGCACAGACAACACCGTTGTTTATAACAACACCTTCCCCACAGTTACATCGATTAACCGCCTCGCTACATCTCCCACTGCTGCGGCTACCGCCACCTACGAAATTAAATTCTCAGAAGATGTAACAGGCGTTGACGTTTCTGACT
- a CDS encoding DUF4347 domain-containing protein produces the protein MHKQIIFVDASVQDYQSLIQGIDATQIFILNENISGIEQITNVLANQKDTAAIHIFSHGSPGSLKLGADTLNDKEIKTFNSQIEQWGNALTENGDILLYGCDVAAGESGIKFVKELSELTKADVAASNNTTGNAELGGDWNLEVETGTIETSIPFNSEGLKTYNYILPATANPDNKAVTVNSPQTTIDVLANDTGSSRVSVQSITTAPTNGTAIINDWIYAGGSFTTVNGTARNRIARMNTDGSLDTAFNPSTGMNNIVYAIALDSSGKPVVGGEFTTVNGTARNRIARMNSDGSLDTAFNPSTGINSNVRAIALDSSSKPVVGGDFTTVNGTGRNRIARMNADGSLDTSFNPGTGMNSVVFAIALDSSGKPVVGGLFTTVNGTARNRIARMNADGSLDTTFNPGTGITNIVYAIALDSSGKPLVGGTFGTVNGTARNRIARMNADGSLDTTFNPGTGMGNNLFAIALDSSGKPVVGGQFTTVNGTTRNRIARMNTDGSLDTTFNPGTGMNNDIFAIALDSSGKPVVGGQFTTVNGTTRNRIARMNTDGSLDTTFNPSTGMNNSVFALAVDPKRNILYTPNANFNGVDTFQYTATDGVASAATTVTVLVNNSPTLDNSGTPTLNAQNQNDSASTGTLISTIITNLGGTKIADPNTSASQGIAITNLDTTNGTWQYTTDGTTWNNAPAVSATNALLLASDANTKIRFVPNTGYNGTVTNAITFAAWDQIVGTNGSTADYTTDQTTNTTSSVFSSATETADITINPFPTITSVSASTADGTYGIGTNIDITVQFSQIVNVTGTPQLSLAGTTNSANYLSGTGSNTLTFRYTVAAGDVSSDLDYLSTTALSLNSGTIKNAATADAILTLPTPGAANSLGANKALVIDGIVPTVTINQATGQTDPTATSPINFTVTFSEPVTGFDATDIDLSASTATGTLTPTITGSGPVYTVAINGQTGNGNVIASIKANSVTDAAGNNNTASTSTDNTVVYNNTFPTVTSINRLATSPTAAATATYEIKFSEDVTGVDVSDFTLVPTIVTGATIGTLTTIDAKTYQLQVNTGTGSGSIGLNLVDDDSIKNSLGVALGGANAGNGNLTGQVYDIDKKPPTASLNAVADITTVGGTTQSLTVTFNDTNAVDVSSLDSSDVLINWSGGDIPAQFVSVDTNSNGTPRTATYSFTPPGGSWDDTDNGTYTVKLQASQVKDSLGNLAVAASLGTFNVNVAVPVPTPTPTPIPTPTPTPIPTATPTPIPTPTPTPIPTPTPTPIPTPTPTPTPTPTPTPIPAATPTPIPTATPTPTPIPTATPTPTPIPTATPTPTPIPTATPTPITNNIPNDDCICEKIVYPNLNQPNEVENTIIGIPDEIQIGTPSNDKFLGSNSGNIFDAKSGDDNLYGGDSKDIFNGNQGNDFITGGNSDDILYGDEDNDIILGELGNDLIFGGKGSDSLNGREANDIIFGNKDDDFIDGGKENDVLYGGQGNDTILGSEGNDNLFGQLDSDTICGGVGDDLISGNEQDDILGGCEGNDTIYGGEDNDTITGGKGNDILHGDLGNDSLTGGSGNDIFALKAGHGFDTISDFTVGQDSIGLSGVLSFGQLEMIQNTQGTIVKNLLTGEQLAVIIGVSKDAIISANFLLI, from the coding sequence ATGCACAAGCAAATTATCTTCGTTGACGCTTCAGTACAAGATTATCAAAGCCTAATTCAAGGTATCGATGCCACTCAAATTTTTATTTTAAATGAAAATATTAGCGGCATCGAACAAATCACTAATGTCTTAGCTAACCAAAAAGACACAGCAGCAATTCACATCTTTTCTCACGGCAGCCCGGGCAGTTTAAAACTCGGTGCAGACACCCTCAATGACAAAGAGATAAAAACTTTCAACTCTCAGATCGAACAGTGGGGAAATGCCTTAACAGAAAATGGCGACATCCTATTATATGGATGCGATGTAGCCGCAGGAGAAAGTGGAATCAAATTTGTTAAAGAACTCAGCGAATTAACAAAAGCTGATGTAGCAGCATCGAACAATACTACAGGCAATGCAGAATTAGGAGGAGACTGGAACTTAGAAGTAGAAACAGGAACGATAGAAACATCAATACCGTTTAATTCCGAAGGCCTCAAAACCTACAACTACATCCTACCAGCCACAGCCAACCCAGATAACAAAGCCGTTACAGTTAACTCGCCTCAAACTACCATCGACGTGCTGGCCAACGACACGGGCAGCAGTCGCGTCTCAGTGCAAAGCATCACCACTGCACCCACTAACGGCACCGCCATCATCAACGACTGGATATATGCGGGTGGCAGTTTCACCACAGTCAACGGCACAGCACGCAACCGTATCGCCCGGATGAATACCGACGGCAGCCTGGATACTGCTTTCAACCCCAGTACCGGGATGAATAACATTGTCTATGCGATCGCCCTAGACAGCAGTGGCAAACCTGTGGTAGGTGGCGAGTTCACTACAGTCAACGGCACAGCTCGCAACCGGATCGCCAGAATGAACTCCGACGGCAGCCTGGATACTGCTTTCAACCCCAGTACTGGGATTAATAGCAACGTCAGAGCGATCGCCCTAGACAGCAGTAGCAAACCTGTGGTAGGTGGCGATTTCACTACAGTCAACGGCACAGGGCGCAACCGGATCGCCCGGATGAATGCCGATGGCAGCTTGGATACAAGTTTCAACCCTGGTACTGGGATGAATAGCGTCGTCTTCGCGATCGCCCTAGACAGCAGTGGCAAACCCGTAGTCGGCGGCTTGTTCACCACAGTCAACGGCACAGCACGCAACCGTATCGCCAGAATGAACGCCGATGGCAGCCTGGATACTACTTTCAACCCTGGTACCGGGATAACTAACATCGTCTATGCGATCGCCCTAGACAGTAGTGGCAAACCCTTAGTCGGTGGCACTTTCGGCACAGTCAACGGCACAGCACGCAACCGTATCGCCAGAATGAACGCCGATGGCAGCCTGGATACTACTTTCAACCCTGGTACCGGGATGGGTAACAACCTCTTTGCGATCGCCCTAGACAGCAGTGGCAAACCCGTAGTCGGTGGCCAATTCACCACAGTCAACGGCACAACCCGCAACCGTATTGCCCGGATGAATACCGACGGCAGCCTGGATACCACCTTCAACCCTGGTACCGGGATGAATAACGACATCTTTGCGATCGCCCTAGACAGCAGTGGCAAACCCGTAGTCGGTGGCCAATTCACCACAGTCAACGGCACAACCCGCAACCGTATTGCCCGAATGAATACCGACGGCAGCTTGGATACCACCTTCAACCCCAGTACCGGGATGAATAACTCCGTCTTTGCGCTAGCTGTTGACCCTAAACGCAACATCCTCTACACCCCCAACGCCAACTTCAACGGTGTAGACACCTTCCAATACACCGCCACCGACGGTGTTGCCTCCGCCGCCACCACCGTCACCGTCTTAGTCAACAACTCCCCCACCCTCGATAACAGTGGCACACCCACCCTCAACGCCCAAAACCAAAACGACAGCGCCAGTACAGGCACACTCATCTCCACCATCATCACCAACCTCGGCGGCACAAAAATCGCCGATCCCAACACCAGCGCCTCTCAAGGCATCGCCATCACCAACCTAGACACCACAAACGGCACTTGGCAATACACCACTGATGGCACAACCTGGAATAACGCCCCAGCCGTTTCCGCCACCAACGCCTTACTCTTAGCCAGTGATGCCAACACCAAAATCCGATTTGTACCCAACACAGGTTACAACGGCACTGTCACCAACGCCATCACCTTCGCCGCCTGGGATCAAATAGTTGGCACAAACGGCAGTACAGCAGACTACACCACCGACCAAACCACAAATACCACATCCAGCGTCTTCAGCAGCGCCACCGAAACCGCCGACATCACCATTAACCCATTCCCCACCATCACCAGCGTCAGCGCCAGCACCGCAGACGGCACGTATGGCATCGGCACAAACATCGACATCACCGTTCAATTCTCACAAATAGTCAACGTTACAGGCACACCGCAACTGAGTTTAGCAGGTACAACCAACAGTGCCAATTATCTCTCAGGAACAGGCAGTAACACCTTAACATTCCGCTACACAGTAGCAGCAGGAGATGTTAGTTCCGACTTAGATTACTTATCAACAACCGCCCTATCCTTAAACAGCGGCACGATTAAAAATGCTGCCACTGCTGATGCCATCTTAACATTGCCAACACCCGGAGCCGCCAATTCATTAGGTGCAAATAAAGCCTTAGTAATAGATGGAATTGTTCCCACAGTCACCATCAATCAAGCAACAGGACAAACCGATCCTACAGCAACTTCACCTATCAACTTTACCGTCACCTTTAGCGAACCAGTCACAGGTTTCGATGCCACTGATATTGACTTGAGTGCGAGTACAGCAACGGGAACATTAACACCCACAATTACAGGCAGCGGCCCCGTTTACACCGTCGCCATTAACGGTCAGACAGGTAATGGAAATGTCATTGCCAGCATCAAAGCTAACAGCGTTACCGACGCAGCCGGAAATAACAATACCGCTAGTACCAGCACAGACAACACCGTTGTTTATAACAACACCTTCCCCACAGTTACATCGATTAACCGCCTCGCTACATCTCCCACTGCTGCGGCTACCGCCACCTACGAAATTAAATTCTCAGAAGATGTAACAGGCGTTGACGTTTCTGACTTTACTTTAGTACCAACTATTGTAACTGGTGCAACGATTGGCACTTTAACAACAATTGATGCTAAAACTTACCAACTGCAAGTTAACACAGGTACGGGCAGCGGTTCAATTGGATTAAATTTAGTTGATGATGACAGCATCAAAAATAGCTTAGGAGTAGCATTAGGCGGTGCAAATGCTGGCAATGGCAACTTAACGGGACAAGTTTATGACATTGACAAAAAACCGCCAACTGCTAGTTTAAATGCTGTTGCTGATATTACGACAGTCGGAGGTACAACTCAAAGTTTGACTGTTACTTTTAACGATACTAATGCTGTCGATGTTTCAAGTTTGGACAGTTCAGATGTTTTGATAAATTGGTCAGGTGGTGACATTCCTGCACAATTTGTCAGTGTAGATACTAATAGTAATGGTACGCCTCGGACAGCGACTTATTCATTTACTCCTCCAGGCGGAAGTTGGGATGATACTGATAATGGAACTTACACTGTTAAGTTGCAAGCAAGTCAGGTTAAAGATAGTCTAGGCAATCTTGCTGTTGCTGCTAGTTTAGGAACTTTTAACGTTAATGTTGCGGTGCCGGTTCCCACACCAACGCCAACACCAATTCCAACACCAACGCCAACACCAATTCCGACTGCAACGCCGACACCAATTCCAACACCAACGCCGACACCAATTCCAACACCAACGCCGACACCAATTCCAACACCAACGCCAACACCAACTCCAACACCAACGCCGACACCAATTCCGGCTGCAACTCCAACACCAATTCCGACTGCAACACCAACACCAACACCAATTCCGACTGCAACACCAACACCAACACCAATTCCAACTGCAACTCCAACACCAACACCAATTCCGACTGCAACTCCAACGCCAATAACTAATAACATCCCCAATGATGACTGCATCTGCGAAAAAATTGTCTATCCCAACTTAAACCAACCCAACGAAGTTGAAAACACTATCATCGGTATACCCGACGAAATTCAGATAGGTACTCCCAGCAATGACAAATTTCTCGGTAGTAACTCTGGCAATATATTCGATGCCAAATCTGGGGATGACAACCTATATGGTGGCGACAGCAAAGACATCTTTAACGGCAACCAAGGCAACGACTTTATCACCGGAGGTAACAGCGATGACATCCTCTATGGAGACGAAGACAACGATATTATACTGGGGGAATTGGGCAACGATTTAATCTTTGGAGGTAAAGGTTCAGACTCTCTCAATGGCCGCGAAGCTAATGACATAATTTTCGGAAATAAAGATGATGATTTCATTGATGGTGGCAAAGAAAATGACGTTTTATATGGAGGTCAAGGTAACGATACAATTCTGGGGAGTGAAGGGAATGATAACCTGTTTGGACAGCTAGATTCTGATACTATCTGTGGTGGTGTAGGTGATGACTTAATTAGTGGTAACGAACAAGACGATATTCTCGGAGGATGTGAAGGCAATGATACCATTTATGGAGGTGAAGATAACGATACTATCACTGGTGGTAAAGGTAACGATATCCTTCATGGAGACTTAGGAAATGATAGCTTGACTGGCGGTAGTGGTAACGATATCTTTGCCTTAAAAGCTGGTCATGGATTTGATACTATTAGTGATTTTACTGTGGGTCAAGACTCGATTGGATTAAGTGGAGTTTTGAGCTTTGGTCAGTTAGAAATGATTCAGAATACTCAGGGAACAATTGTTAAAAATCTGTTGACTGGGGAGCAGTTAGCTGTTATAATTGGGGTGAGTAAAGATGCGATAATATCTGCTAATTTTCTGCTGATTTAA